Genomic window (Pradoshia sp. D12):
ACAAGTATAGACATAACTGTTTCCATAATTATCGATCCTCACTTATGCTCAGGATGATTGTCACAGCTGAACCAATGACAGCTAACGCTACACCAGTGTCAAATATAAGAGCGGTAGCTAGTTCCGTTTTACCTAAAATCGGAAAATCTACATAACCATACGTTTGGGAAAGAAAGGGAACACCGAACAGAAATGAACCGACACCCGTAAGAATTGCAATCAGTACACCGATCGCTGCCACTGTTTTAAAATCCACAGGAATAATCTTATTGACCGCTTCCGTCCCAAGCGTCAAATACATGAGTACAAGTGCACTGGCAATTCCCAACCCTCCGATAAATCCTCCTCCAGGGTTGTGATGCCCCGAGAAGAACAAATCAATGGAAAAGGTGAGGATAATCAATACTGCAACTTTTGTTACGGCCGTCAATAAAATATCATTAGGCTTCATTTTTTATCCCTCCCTGTAACATTGACCTTGATTAATGTAAAGACAGCCAATCCCGCAATACACAGGACCGCCACTTCGACCATCGTATCAAGTCCCCTGAAGTCAACCAAGGTCGCGTTCACTATATTTTTAGCTCCGGCAAGCGTATAGGAATCTTCGAAATACCCAGAAAT
Coding sequences:
- a CDS encoding Na(+)/H(+) antiporter subunit B produces the protein MKPNDILLTAVTKVAVLIILTFSIDLFFSGHHNPGGGFIGGLGIASALVLMYLTLGTEAVNKIIPVDFKTVAAIGVLIAILTGVGSFLFGVPFLSQTYGYVDFPILGKTELATALIFDTGVALAVIGSAVTIILSISEDR